The segment TCCCGTTTTGGTGTGGTAGCGCAATCGGTTCGGCAATCCGGTACCGGGCGGAGTCTCGCAAAAGCTGCCGGGCATCCCAAGCACCCCAGCTGACCCAGATCGACCCCGGCATCTGGTACCGCTCGACGAACTGGCGCAGCTGCTCTGCCGCCACCGTGAACAACGGGGCATCATCGACGTCGCTTTGACTAATGCCGGTCAGGTTGGTAAAGAACGCGGTGAGCTGGGGATTCACGACCGGTCGAACGAACGACTGAAAGTGATCGAGCACGGTGCCGTTGCCCCGGACCCAGACCGCACCGATTTCTGCCGTCTCCATCTCCCATCCTGCCGCCATGTCCTCCGAGCACGTCGCCTCAAGGTCCACTACCAGCACAGGGGCGTTCATAGCTGCCGCGCCGCCAGGCCCTGAGAACTCGCCGCTTGATTCATTTTCTGAGCTAGCCATTCAGCCCTGAGGTGGCTGTAATTTTTTAGAACCTGCAGCGTCTTGTGCCCCGTGATCGATGCTGCCTCAATACGTCCTAGCCCCAGCTCAAAGAGCCTGCTAGTTGCTTCATGCCGTAAGTCGTGAAATCTGAGCCCTTCAATGGAAGCCCGCTCGCACGCGAACTCCCAGATTGCCCGCAACGCCGCTGTTTTGATTGGGAACACAGGGCCTCCTTTCAGCGGGCGTGGCATCGCACCTAGAATTTCGCACGCGGTAGCATTCAGCGGCACAATTCTCGGCTCTCCGTTTTTAGTGTCATGCAGCATGGCCGTTCCATGCGTGTCGGCGATCCGCAGGTCCTTCCATTCCAGCGCAAGCAATTCCCCTTGGCGCATCGCAGTTTCGATGGCTAACCGAACCAGCGGAACAACAATGGCCGCCTGCCGAGCCTTCGCAAGTTCCCTTAGAAGACGCTGCTCCTCCCCCTCTTCTAAACGTCGCTTTCGAGATTTCCCGTGCGACGGCAACTCAATGTCGGCAACAGGATTTGCAACTGCCATTCGCCAGCGCTTGCGAGCAATAGTGAAGACGTGCGAGAGAAGTGCAACCAGCTTTCGCTTGGTCGCGTCAGAGAGCGGCTGGCCCTGCAATGGCCCTGGCTGGTCTCGCTTCAAATCCTTGAGAAAGGCCGTAACGTCATCTGCGGTAATCCTGTAAAGGCTCATCTTCGCCAGCTTGCTCCGTTTGAGCCGGGTGATCTTGTGCGCCTCCGACTCAGCCGACTTCTTCTTGGCGGATACCTCTTTCTCGTATCTATCCAGGGCCAGCGACAGCGTGGCAGCCTTAACCTCGTGGCGTTTCACCCGTGCATCCAAGACGCGCCGCGCGTCGGGATCGAGTGCCAAGGCAGCACGCTTACTGTTTCTATAGGCTCGGGCCTCATCCAGTGTGTCAAAGGTACCCGTGACGCGGTGGCCATCGACCATGAGTTTGACCTGAAAGGAGTACGGGCCACGCTGGTAGATGCCACTTTCAATCGCCCTGCTTTTTCCCATTTTTTCCCAGAAATTCGATCCACATTTGTGTAAATCATTGTACACAAAGGTTAAGCAGGAAGTAACGCAGGGGACTCAAAATCCCCCGCCGCAAGGCGTGTCGGTTCGAGTCCGACCCCGGGCACCAACTCCCCCATCGATTCCATTGCCAACCTATCCACCGCCAGCGTGGAGGATCCAGGCATGGCGAAACCGACGCTCCAGTCTTCGACCTTGCCCTTGGCATTGTCCGGGTTGCCCCTGGCGCTGGCATCGGTGCTGGAATGACCATCGCTGCCCATCAGGCTCAGGTGCCCCCGGCCCGTGGCGGTCTGGCTACCTTCCCACTTGCCAACCGCGTATAGCCCGCCGGAGGCCGGCTTGTCGCTGTCCCGGTCGAAGCCCTGCTCTTCCACGTACTGCGGCTCACCGAGCCGATCGTGCAGGCTGTGCACGAATACGTAAGACATATCCCGCTGGCGCAAAGGCGCATCCGTTGCTTATTCTTCTACCGTGCGATCGAGCGGGCCCGTCGAAGACCCGCCGGCACGAACAATCCTCGAAAACTGCAACACAGGGAATGAAGATGATCCGACTTACCGCCACAACCGCGGCCGTCGCCTGCGCCGCACTACTGGCTGGCTGCGCCGGCGCCAATATGGATAGCCTCACCCAGGCTGGCACCAGCATGTTCTCGGCCGCCACACTCAGTGATGCCAACGTCAAGCAACTGTCCGACCAGTCCTGCGCCCAGATGGACAAGCAGAACACGCTGGCCACGCCGGACAGCACCTATTCGAAACGGCTCGTGAAAATCATGAGCGGTCTGCAGAACACCGGGCTGCCGCTCGATGCGAAGGTCTACATGACCAAGGATGTCAACGCGTGGGCCATGGCCAATGGTTGCGTGCGGGTCTATAGCGGGCTGATGGACATGATGAGTGACGACGAAGTACGCGGCGTGCTCGGTCACGAGATCGGCCACGTGGCGCTGGGCCATACCAAGTCGGCAATGCAGGTGGCCTATTCCACCGCCGCCGCGCGTGGACTGCTCGGTTCGACGGGCAACGCCACGTTGACCGCGCTGTCGTCGTCGCAGTTGGGCGCGCTCGGCGAGCAGCTCGTCAATGCGCAGTTCTCGCAGCGGCAGGAGAGCCAGGCCGATGACTACTCGTTCGACCTGCTCACCAAGAACGGCGCCAACCGCCAGGCGCTTGTCACGGCATTCCAGAAACTGGCCAAGCTCGATGGCGGCCAGTCGAGCATGCTGAGTTCGCACCCCGGTTCGGCTGCGCGCGCACAGCATATTCAGGACCGGATCGCCAGCGGGAAGTAGTCTCGCGCTCCCAGGCGCGGGAGCGGGTGTGGAGGTTCAGGATGCGACGTACGGCATATTGAACCGCTGGCCCCCGCTCCTCTCCCGCAAGCGGGAGAGGAACGAACACCGCAGGCGCATCAGCGCGCTTCGACAAACGCCAGCATCGTCTCCAGCATCTTGCGGATAGCGGGCTGGATCGCGGCGGCCTTGGCCTCGCTGTACGCGAACGGGTACACCTCTTCCATGTAGGACGACTGCGTCTGCTCAAGCTGGACCGCGTGCACGCCCTGTGCCGGGTTGCCATACTGGCGCGTGATATACCCGCCCTTGAAGCGGCCATTGAGCACCGCGGTATGGTTCGGCACCGCGTCGGCGATCGCGATCAGTTCGGCTGCCAGGCCAGCATCACAGCTCTTGCCATCGGCCGTGCCCAGGTTGAAATCCGGCAGCTTGCCTTCGAAAAAGCGCGGCAGCATCGAGCGGATCGAATGCGCTTCCCAGAGGCCAATCGTCCCATGCTCGGCACGCAGACGCGCCAGCTCTTCCTGCAACGCGTTGTGGTACGGGTGCCAGACTGCGCCACGGCGCAGCGCGACTTCCGCATCGTCCGGCCCGTTCGTGCCATCGGCGTAGATCGGCGTCTTGTCGAACGTATCGACCGGGCACAGGCCCGTGGTGTCCTGGCCCGGGTACAGATTCTGGTTATCGGGCGGGCGGTTCAGGTCGATGACATAGCGCGAGTGCGTGGCCATCAGGATCGACGCGCCCAGTTCGCGCGCGCATTCATAGACGCGATCCATGTGCCAGTCGGTGTCCGGCACGGTGCGGGCCTCTGGCGTCAGGCGCTCGGCCAGTTTCGCGGGAAGATGGGTGCCAACGTGCGGCATCGACACCAGCAGCGGGCGTGTGCCGCGATGCAGGGTGAAAGCGGGGATATCGGTGGTGAAGGACATCGTTGTCTCTGGGGCTTCGGGATTGCAGTCCAGGCTCGGTCGGCCTGGCTCAGTCGGCCAGCAGGCGAGCACGCGCCTCGGCGAACAACCGGCCCGCCTCCGCCTGTTGCGGATGCACGCCATGCTGCACGCGGCACATGCCGCCGGTGCGGACTTCCGCTAGTGTCTCATGTCCGTGGCTGGCAAACACGTGCGTGGCCAACGCGCGCGAGCCGTCCAGGCCAGCCAGCGTCGGATGATTGCCATCCAGCACGACGAAGTCGGCACGCTGGCCCACTGCCAGCCCCGCCACCGGACGCGCCGACGCGCGCGCGCCGCCAGCCACGGCATCGAGCCAGACCAGATCCGCCACCTGCGGATGCCGCGCCGATGCCAGCACATTGCGCCGCTGCATGGCCAAGCGCTGGCCATATTCGAACAGGCGCAGTTCCTCGGCCACGCTCACGCTGGCATGGCTGTCCGAGCCGATGCCCCATGCGCCGTTCTGCGCAAGGTACGGCGCCGCGTCGAACACGCCATCGCCAAGGTTCGCCTCGGTGGTCGGACAGATGCCCGCCACCGCGCCGCTGTGCGCCAGGCGCCGGCGTTCGTCCCAGTCCATGTGCGTGGCATGGACCAGGCACCAGCGCGCATCCACCGGCGCGTGATCGAGCAGCCACTGCACGGGACGCACGCCCGTGGTCGCCAGACATTCATCCACCTCTTTCTGCTGTTCGGCGATGTGGATGTGCACGGGCGCCGTCGCGTCCATCGCGTGCAGGTGCGCGACGGCCTGGGCCAGGCTGTGCGGCGGCACGGCACGCAGAGAATGCGGCGCGAGGCCGAGTCGCGCCCCATAGGCCGCGCAGTGGGGCGCGAGCTTTTCCAGCAGCGCCAGCATCGCATCGGTATCGTTGAGGAAGCGTCGCTGGTCATCCTGCGGAGGCTTTCCGCCGAAGCCCGCTGTCTGATACAGCACCGGCAGCAGCGTCATGCCTATGCCCGCCGTCTGCGCCGCGCGCAACAGCCGCAGCGACATCTCCGCCGGATCGGCATACGGCTTGCCATCGACATCGTGATGAACGTAGTGAAACTCGCACACGCTCGTATAGCCCGCGCTCAGCATCTCGATGTAGAGCTGGGTCGCGATGGCCTCCAGCGCATCGGGTGACAAGCGCAGCGCGAAACGGTACATCAGCGCCCGCCAGCTCCAGAACGAATCGCCACCGGCCGGGTCAGCGGTCTGGCTGACACTGCGGTACTCGGTGAGCCCCGCGAATCCGCGCTGGAACGCATGGGAATGGAGATTCGGCATCCCGGGCAATACCGGGCCTGCCGCTTGCGATTCTCCGGGGGCAGGTGCCACATCCGTCGTGACCGACGTAAGCACCCCGTGGGCGTCCCATTGCAGCCGTACATTGCGTGCCCACCCGCCGGGCAACAACGCGTGCGGCGCAAACAAGCTTGTCACTGCGGTCATCGTTGCCAACCTTCTCCCTTGCGGAATACCCGCCCTCGCCGCACGACGGCGGCGCATGGATTGCGGCCGAACCAGTACGCAAGCTCGGCCGGCGACGCGACCTGCCACAGCACGAAATCGGCGGCGCGATCCACCGCCAGCAGGCCATGCCGGTCGGCCGCGCCGAGCGCGCGCGCCGCGTGTGTCGTCACACCGGCCAGCACCTCGGGCACCGTCATGCGGAATATCGTGCAGCCCATGTTCATCATCAGCAGCAGCGAGGTGGTGGGCGACGTACCTGGATTGTGATCGGTCGAGATCGCCATCGGCACGCCATGCTTGCGCAGCAGCGCCAGCGGCGGCAGTTGCGTATCACGCAGGAAATAGTACGCCCCGGGCAGGAGCACGGCCACGGTACCCGCTTCGGCCATCGCCACCACACCGGCCTCGTCGAGATGCTCGAGGTGATCGGCCGAGATCGCCTTGTGGCGCGCTGCCAGCGCCGCGCCGCCCAGGTTGCTCAGTTGCTCGGCATGGAGCTTGACCGGCAGGCCGTGGCGCGCGGCGGCCTCGAACACGCGCGTGGTCTGCGCGATCGAGAAGCCAATGCCCTCACAGAACGCGTCGACCGCATCGACAAGCCCTTCCGCAGCCAGCGCCGGCAGCATCGTCTCGCAGACCAGCTCGATGTACGCGTCGGCGCGGCCGGCGTACTCGGGTGGCAGCGCATGAGCGCCAAGGAACGTCGTATGGACGGCGACGCCATAGGTCTCGCCAAGCTGGCGCGCCACACGCAACTGCTTGCGTTCAGCTTCCAGCGACAGGCCATAGCCCGACTTGATCTCGATCGCGGTCACGCCTTCCGCGAGCAGCGGCTCGAGCCGCGCGGACGCCTGCGCGAACAGCGTGGCTTCGTCCGCCTCGCGCGTGGCGCGCACCGTGGACACAATGCCGCCTCCCGCGCGCGCAATCTCTTCGTAGCTTGCGCCGGCCAGCCGCATCGCGAACTCGTCGGCACGCTGCCCGCCATAGACCAGATGGGTATGGCAATCGACCAGTCCTGGCGTGATCCACGCGCCGTTGGCGTCGTGCCGCGGCAAATGGCGATATACGTCGGGCAGCGCGGCGAATGCGCCGAGCCATGCGATGCGGCCCTGCTCGACGACGATGGCGCCATCACGAATCGCCTGCGCCGGATCGGCGGCGGGCAGCAGATGGCAGTGATGCCAGACGCCGTCGGCTGACGGCGCTTCGTTGAATTTCATCGGACCGGTTCCTTATGCAAGGCCACGCGCAGACACAGCGCGGACATCTCATCGTGAATCATCGTGACGGCCGGCGCTCCGGGCACCATCACGATGCCGTCGCCAGCCGTCATGTGCTGGCCGTCGCCACAATCCCATGCGCCGCGCAGCACCAGGATCAGCACCGTGGCGTCGGTGGGGTCGGCGGTGAACGCCTGACGCATCAGTCGAACCTCCGCGCGGCAAACGCCGCGACGCGTCATGACATTGAAGTCGCGCGTCGGGCCGTCAACCAGCGTCGCGTGGACGGCGCTATCGCCGGAAAATGCGAACGGCTCGCCGAGGTGCCTGAGCTTGTGGCAAAACGAATCGTCGTGAGCCTGCAGATGCACGCCAGCCCCGTCGATCAGCACGATCTGTCGGTCGATACCCGGAAACGCCGAGAACGGCCCGTCCATGGCGATATCGGCCACGCTGATGCGCCAGTCGAACGTATCCATGCCCGCGCCCGGCGGCCATACGGCGATTTCGCGCGTGGTGCCGCCACCGTTCTTCCACGGCGTCGGCACGATCCTGTCGAGTCCAAACTTCATGTACGGTTCACCATCGGCAGATTCAGTCCCTTTTCCTTCGCGCATTCGATGGCGGATTCGTAGCCGGCATCGGCATGACGCATCACACCGGTGGCAGGATCGTTCCACAGCACGCGTTCGATGCGCTTGGCCGCGGCGTCCGTACCATCGCAAACGATCACCACGCCAGCATGTTGCGAGAAGCCCATGCCAACACCGCCGCCGTGATGCAGGCTGACCCACGTGGCGCCGCCAGCCGTGTTCAGCAGCGCGTTGAGCAGTGGCCAATCAGACACGGCGTCGGAGCCGTCACGCATCGCCTCCGTCTCGCGGTTCGGTGATGCCACCGAGCCGCAGTCGAGGTGATCGCGGCCGATCACGACGGGCGCCTTCAGTTCGCCAGACTTCACCATTTCATTGAAGGCCAGGCCCGCGCGATGGCGCTCGTCGAGACCAACCCAGCAGATGCGCGCGGGCAAGCCCTGGAACGCGATGCGGTCGCGCGCCATGTCGAGCCAGCGGTGCAGGTGCTTGTCCTCCGGGAACAGTTCCTTCATCTTGGCGTCGGTCTTGTAGATATCCTCGGGGTCGCCGGAGAGCGCCACCCAGCGGAACGGCCCCTTGCCGCGGCAAAACAGCGGACGGATATACGCCGGCACGAAGCCGGGGAAATCGAAGGCGTTCTTCACGCCTTCGTCGAACGCCACCTGACGGATGTTGTTGCCGTAGTCGAGCGTGGGCACGCCCATCTGCTGGAACGCGAGCATCGCCTCCACATGCTTGACGATCGACGTACGCGCGGCCGCTTCCACGGCCTTTGGATCGCGCTGGCGCAGGTCCTCCCATTGCGCCACGGTCCAGCCCTCTGGCAGGTAGCCATTGACGAGATCATGGGCGGAAGTCTGGTCGGTGACGATGTCCGGCCGCATACCGCCGGCCTGCGCGCGACGCACCAGTTCCGGCACGATCTCTGCGGCATTGCCGAGCAGCCCCACCGAGATCGCCTGGCCATTTTTCGTGGCCTCGGCAATCATCGCCAGCGCTTCATCGAGCGTGGTGGCCTTCTTGTCGAGATAGCGCGTGCGGATGCGGAAATCGATGCGCGATTCCTGGCATTCGATCGCCAGCACACAAGCACCGGCCAGCACGCCGGCCAGCGGCTGCGCGCCACCCATCCCGCCCAGGCCAGCGGTCAGGATCCACTTGCCGGTCAGGTCGCCGTTGTAGTGCTGGTTGCCTGCTTCGGCAAAGGTCTCGAACGTGCCCTGCACGATGCCCTGCGTGCCGATGTAGATCCACGAGCCAGCAGTCATCTGACCGTACATCATCAGCCCGGCGCGATCGAGTTCGTTGAACTTGTCCCAGTTTGCCCAGTGCGGCACCAGGTTCGAGTTGGCGATCAGCACACGCGGCGCATCGGCATGGGTGCGGAATACCCCGACGGGCTTGCCCGACTGCACGAGCAGCGACTCGTCTTCGCCCAGGCGGCGCAGGCAGTCGAGAATCGCGTCGAAGCACTCCCAGTTGCGCGCGGCCTTGCCAATGCCGCCATAGACCACCAGATCCTGCGGGCGCTCCGCCACGTCGGGGTCGAGGTTGTTCTGGATCATGCGATAGGCGGCTTCGATCAGCCAGTTCTTGCAGTGAAGCTGGCTGCCATGCGGCGCGCGGATCTCCCGCGGGCCACGCAGCGTCTGGGTGAATTGGTGTTCGTTGGCGTTCATGGTCGGTCCCGGGATGGATGAAGGCTGCTCGAATGGAGAATGGAGAATGGACTAGCGGTTCACGAAGCTCATGCGCCGACGTTCGTCGGCAAGATCTCCCGCACGGCGTCAGGCCAGCCCGCGCCCGCATCGCCTTGAACCACCCACTGCTTCATGGCCTCGATGTCCGGCGCGAGATAGCGATCGGCTTCGACGAACGCCACGCGCGCGCGGATACGCGCCAGTTCCTGCTCCACCAGCGGCGACGACTTGAGCGGTCGATGAAATTCGATACCCTGCGCGGCGGCCATCGCCTCGATGCCGACGATCACAGCGGTGTTGGCCGCCATCTCGCCCAGGCGGCGCGCGCCGTAGGTGGCCATCGACACATGGTCCTCCTGGTTGGCCGAAGTGGGCAGGCTGTCCACGCTGGACGGATGGGCCAGCGACTTGTTCTCGGACGCCAACGCCGCGGCCGTGACCTGCGCGATCATGAATCCGGAGTTCAGGCCGCCATCGCGCACCAGGAACGGCGGCAGGCCCGACAGGCCGGTGTCGAGCAGCAGCGCAAGGCGGCGTTCCGAGATTGCGCCGATCTCGGCGATCGCCAGTGCGATGATGTCGGCGGCAAAGGCCACCGACTCCGCGTGGAAGTTGCCGCCGGAGACCACATCACCCTGTTCGGAGAACACCAGCGGATTGTCGGATGCCGCGTTGGCTTCGATGCGCAGGATGCGGGCGGCATGGGTCAGGTTGTCCAGGCACGCGCCCATCACCTGCGGCTGGCAGCGGATCGAGTACGGGTCCTGCACCCGGCCGCACATCTTGTGCGAGTCGACGATCTCGCTGCCATCAAGCATCGCGCGTGCCGCGCCGGCCACGGCGATCTGGCCCGCCTGGCCGCGTGCCGCGTGAATGCGAGCATCGAACGGCTTGACCGATCCCTTGATCGCTTCGAGCGACAGCGCGCCCGCCACCAGTCCGGCCGCGAAGGCGTCCTCCGCGGCGAACAGGCCGGCCAGGGCCAGAGCGGTGGAAACCTGCGTGCCGTTGAGCAGCGCCAGACCTTCCTTCGGGCCCAGCGTGAAGGCGGCGAGCCCCGCATGGACCAGACCCTGCGCAGCCGGCACGCGCTGGCCGTCGACATACACATCGCCCACGCCGATCAGCGTGCAGGACATATGGGCCAGCGGCGCCAGATCGCCCGATGCGCCGACCGAGCCCTTGGCGGGGATGCACGGCGTCACGCCGTGGTTGGCCAGCGCCAGCAGCGCTTCGATCAGTTCGGGGCGCACGCCCGAATGCCCACGCGCGAGGCTGACAGCCTTGATGGCCAGGATCAGCCGCACGGTATCGACGGACAGGTCGGAGCCCGTACCCACGCTGTGCGAGAGCACCAGATTGCGTTGCAGTTCGGCGAGCTTGTCGTGCGCGATGCGCGACTGGGCAAGCTTGCCGAAGCCGGTATTGATGCCATAGACCACCGCGTCGGCGTCGATGATGTCCTGCACGGTGGCCTGCGCGGCACGCACGCCGGCCCACGCCGACTCCGCCATCGCCAGTCGCACTTCGCCACGATGGATGCGGCGCAGGTCATCCAGCGACACGTGGCCGGGGTTCAGCGTCAGGAGCGGTCGGGAATCTTGGGTCATCGTCATTCTCTGCTTGCTTGTCGGTCTTGGATAAAGACCTTGTATGGGCCTGTCTATACAGGTTAGTCGAAAAATAAGCCCGATGACCAGCTGTTGCTGGCCTCAGGCGCAAATATCAGCCGAAGGCAGGATTGCCGTCGGCACGGAAGCGGCTGCCAAGCCGGTAGCGGTTGCCCGGGTGCAGGCAACGCACGAACGTCACCGGCACGCCGTTGGTCCATGTGCGGCGCGTCAGCAGCAGGCACGGCTGCGTCGGGGGCATCTCAAGCTGCGCCGCCTGCTCGGGCGTGGCGGAGATCGCATCGACCACATGCTCCACCTGGTCGTACGGCACATTGCGCAACAGGTATTCGCCGGGCTTGGTGCCGCTGAAATCCTGGTTGATGAAATCTGGCGCCACGCGCGGGTTCACGTAGCGGTCTTCGAGCTGAACTGGCACGCCGTCCTCGCGATGCACACAAACCGAGTGGTACACCGACTCGCCCGTGTGCAACTCCAGTGCGGCGGCGACCTCGATCGGCGCGGAGACGCGCTCCACCAGGATCACGTCGCACGCGTAGTCATGCCCACGCATACGGATCTCGTCCTGCAGGTTGACCACGGAAAGCAGCGTCGACTGCGGCTTCTGCTCGGCCACGAACGTCCCCACACCAGCCACGCGCACCACCCTGCCCTGCTCCGACAATTCGCGCAGCGCGCGATTGACCGTCATCCGCGATACCGAGAAGCGGTTCACGAGCTCCTGCTCGGACGGCACGCGGTCACCGGGTTTCCACACGCCGCTCTGGATCTGGCGCGCGATGTATTCCTTGACCTGCCGATATAGCGCGGCAGGCGCGGTGGCGTTGGTCGGGGTGGGTGCCTGGCTGGCGGACTGGTTCATGGTCTCAATGCTCGGCCGAGGCCATGGCTTCGGCGCGAATCTCCTCGGTCAGCCGTGCCTTCAGCGCGGAGAACTCGGGAGAGGTCTTGATCGTGTAGTGGCGCGGATGGGGGAAGTCCACCGCGATTTCGCTCTTGATCCGACCCGGCCGCGCGGAGAACACCGCCACCCGGTTGGCCATGAAGATGGCCTCGTCGATATCGTGCGTGACGAATAGTACCGTCTTGCGTGCGGACTCCCAGATGCCCAGCAGCAGTTCCTGCATCAGCACACGGGTCTGGTTGTCGAGCGCGCCGAACGGCTCGTCGAGCAGCAGGATCTTCGGATCGTTGGCCAGCGCCCGCGCAATTGCCGTGCGTTGCTGCATCCCGCCGGAGAGCTGCTTCGGATAGTGATGCTCGAAGCCGCGCAGCCCCACGCGCGCCATGAAGA is part of the Cupriavidus metallidurans CH34 genome and harbors:
- a CDS encoding formimidoylglutamate deiminase, which translates into the protein MTAVTSLFAPHALLPGGWARNVRLQWDAHGVLTSVTTDVAPAPGESQAAGPVLPGMPNLHSHAFQRGFAGLTEYRSVSQTADPAGGDSFWSWRALMYRFALRLSPDALEAIATQLYIEMLSAGYTSVCEFHYVHHDVDGKPYADPAEMSLRLLRAAQTAGIGMTLLPVLYQTAGFGGKPPQDDQRRFLNDTDAMLALLEKLAPHCAAYGARLGLAPHSLRAVPPHSLAQAVAHLHAMDATAPVHIHIAEQQKEVDECLATTGVRPVQWLLDHAPVDARWCLVHATHMDWDERRRLAHSGAVAGICPTTEANLGDGVFDAAPYLAQNGAWGIGSDSHASVSVAEELRLFEYGQRLAMQRRNVLASARHPQVADLVWLDAVAGGARASARPVAGLAVGQRADFVVLDGNHPTLAGLDGSRALATHVFASHGHETLAEVRTGGMCRVQHGVHPQQAEAGRLFAEARARLLAD
- a CDS encoding site-specific integrase, with the translated sequence MVDGHRVTGTFDTLDEARAYRNSKRAALALDPDARRVLDARVKRHEVKAATLSLALDRYEKEVSAKKKSAESEAHKITRLKRSKLAKMSLYRITADDVTAFLKDLKRDQPGPLQGQPLSDATKRKLVALLSHVFTIARKRWRMAVANPVADIELPSHGKSRKRRLEEGEEQRLLRELAKARQAAIVVPLVRLAIETAMRQGELLALEWKDLRIADTHGTAMLHDTKNGEPRIVPLNATACEILGAMPRPLKGGPVFPIKTAALRAIWEFACERASIEGLRFHDLRHEATSRLFELGLGRIEAASITGHKTLQVLKNYSHLRAEWLAQKMNQAASSQGLAARQL
- a CDS encoding HutD/Ves family protein, which encodes MKFGLDRIVPTPWKNGGGTTREIAVWPPGAGMDTFDWRISVADIAMDGPFSAFPGIDRQIVLIDGAGVHLQAHDDSFCHKLRHLGEPFAFSGDSAVHATLVDGPTRDFNVMTRRGVCRAEVRLMRQAFTADPTDATVLILVLRGAWDCGDGQHMTAGDGIVMVPGAPAVTMIHDEMSALCLRVALHKEPVR
- the hutH gene encoding histidine ammonia-lyase, whose amino-acid sequence is MTMTQDSRPLLTLNPGHVSLDDLRRIHRGEVRLAMAESAWAGVRAAQATVQDIIDADAVVYGINTGFGKLAQSRIAHDKLAELQRNLVLSHSVGTGSDLSVDTVRLILAIKAVSLARGHSGVRPELIEALLALANHGVTPCIPAKGSVGASGDLAPLAHMSCTLIGVGDVYVDGQRVPAAQGLVHAGLAAFTLGPKEGLALLNGTQVSTALALAGLFAAEDAFAAGLVAGALSLEAIKGSVKPFDARIHAARGQAGQIAVAGAARAMLDGSEIVDSHKMCGRVQDPYSIRCQPQVMGACLDNLTHAARILRIEANAASDNPLVFSEQGDVVSGGNFHAESVAFAADIIALAIAEIGAISERRLALLLDTGLSGLPPFLVRDGGLNSGFMIAQVTAAALASENKSLAHPSSVDSLPTSANQEDHVSMATYGARRLGEMAANTAVIVGIEAMAAAQGIEFHRPLKSSPLVEQELARIRARVAFVEADRYLAPDIEAMKQWVVQGDAGAGWPDAVREILPTNVGA
- the hutU gene encoding urocanate hydratase, with the protein product MNANEHQFTQTLRGPREIRAPHGSQLHCKNWLIEAAYRMIQNNLDPDVAERPQDLVVYGGIGKAARNWECFDAILDCLRRLGEDESLLVQSGKPVGVFRTHADAPRVLIANSNLVPHWANWDKFNELDRAGLMMYGQMTAGSWIYIGTQGIVQGTFETFAEAGNQHYNGDLTGKWILTAGLGGMGGAQPLAGVLAGACVLAIECQESRIDFRIRTRYLDKKATTLDEALAMIAEATKNGQAISVGLLGNAAEIVPELVRRAQAGGMRPDIVTDQTSAHDLVNGYLPEGWTVAQWEDLRQRDPKAVEAAARTSIVKHVEAMLAFQQMGVPTLDYGNNIRQVAFDEGVKNAFDFPGFVPAYIRPLFCRGKGPFRWVALSGDPEDIYKTDAKMKELFPEDKHLHRWLDMARDRIAFQGLPARICWVGLDERHRAGLAFNEMVKSGELKAPVVIGRDHLDCGSVASPNRETEAMRDGSDAVSDWPLLNALLNTAGGATWVSLHHGGGVGMGFSQHAGVVIVCDGTDAAAKRIERVLWNDPATGVMRHADAGYESAIECAKEKGLNLPMVNRT
- the loiP gene encoding metalloprotease LoiP, with the translated sequence MIRLTATTAAVACAALLAGCAGANMDSLTQAGTSMFSAATLSDANVKQLSDQSCAQMDKQNTLATPDSTYSKRLVKIMSGLQNTGLPLDAKVYMTKDVNAWAMANGCVRVYSGLMDMMSDDEVRGVLGHEIGHVALGHTKSAMQVAYSTAAARGLLGSTGNATLTALSSSQLGALGEQLVNAQFSQRQESQADDYSFDLLTKNGANRQALVTAFQKLAKLDGGQSSMLSSHPGSAARAQHIQDRIASGK
- the hutC gene encoding histidine utilization repressor gives rise to the protein MNQSASQAPTPTNATAPAALYRQVKEYIARQIQSGVWKPGDRVPSEQELVNRFSVSRMTVNRALRELSEQGRVVRVAGVGTFVAEQKPQSTLLSVVNLQDEIRMRGHDYACDVILVERVSAPIEVAAALELHTGESVYHSVCVHREDGVPVQLEDRYVNPRVAPDFINQDFSGTKPGEYLLRNVPYDQVEHVVDAISATPEQAAQLEMPPTQPCLLLTRRTWTNGVPVTFVRCLHPGNRYRLGSRFRADGNPAFG
- the hutG gene encoding N-formylglutamate deformylase, which produces MSFTTDIPAFTLHRGTRPLLVSMPHVGTHLPAKLAERLTPEARTVPDTDWHMDRVYECARELGASILMATHSRYVIDLNRPPDNQNLYPGQDTTGLCPVDTFDKTPIYADGTNGPDDAEVALRRGAVWHPYHNALQEELARLRAEHGTIGLWEAHSIRSMLPRFFEGKLPDFNLGTADGKSCDAGLAAELIAIADAVPNHTAVLNGRFKGGYITRQYGNPAQGVHAVQLEQTQSSYMEEVYPFAYSEAKAAAIQPAIRKMLETMLAFVEAR
- the hutI gene encoding imidazolonepropionase; this translates as MKFNEAPSADGVWHHCHLLPAADPAQAIRDGAIVVEQGRIAWLGAFAALPDVYRHLPRHDANGAWITPGLVDCHTHLVYGGQRADEFAMRLAGASYEEIARAGGGIVSTVRATREADEATLFAQASARLEPLLAEGVTAIEIKSGYGLSLEAERKQLRVARQLGETYGVAVHTTFLGAHALPPEYAGRADAYIELVCETMLPALAAEGLVDAVDAFCEGIGFSIAQTTRVFEAAARHGLPVKLHAEQLSNLGGAALAARHKAISADHLEHLDEAGVVAMAEAGTVAVLLPGAYYFLRDTQLPPLALLRKHGVPMAISTDHNPGTSPTTSLLLMMNMGCTIFRMTVPEVLAGVTTHAARALGAADRHGLLAVDRAADFVLWQVASPAELAYWFGRNPCAAVVRRGRVFRKGEGWQR
- a CDS encoding 3'-5' exonuclease — its product is MNAPVLVVDLEATCSEDMAAGWEMETAEIGAVWVRGNGTVLDHFQSFVRPVVNPQLTAFFTNLTGISQSDVDDAPLFTVAAEQLRQFVERYQMPGSIWVSWGAWDARQLLRDSARYRIAEPIALPHQNGKRLFAKAQKIGKEVGMAKACQLAGQTIAGTHHRALDDAMSIVGLLPFVFGEKLLRAQHQANHSAP